Within Colias croceus chromosome 27, ilColCroc2.1, the genomic segment GCAAATGGAGCATGTGCGGAAGTGGGTGTGTGAGTTGCCGTCGCCAGGCACTTCCGGGTGTATACCACCGTCGTCTAGTGTGCCCGACCCTGTGCCATCAACATCAGGTACTACGGTTCCTATGCACACTAGAATACGGGAAACCGAAGGCAGTGAGTTCGATTCCGATTTCGATGATGAATTCGATGTCGACGAACTCATTGCTTCCGGCGGTATGACTCGAAATATCCCGGACGACGACGAATTGGATGATCGTGTTCGTAAAATTGTACAATCGGTGGAAAGCGCAATGGATGAAGCTGTCGACAACTTGGTTGGCACGTCTACTGTTTTCCATTGGCAAGCAAACTTTGATAGCTTTGGTGGTGTGCCTGAAACCTTTTCAGGGCCAACCCCAGGAGCTATCAAAGACTACGATACGCCCTATGAAGCCTTTACAGATATCTGGAGTAGAGACATCATGGAGCTTATCTGTAAGGAAACCAATAGATATGCTAAGCAAGTTGTCGATGCTGAAACTGCAGCTGGCACTTTGAAAGCATCATCTCGTTTACATCGTTGGGTTGACACCGATGTAGACGAGTTGTATTTGCTTTTTgctatttatatattcatgGGGATTGATCCGCGTACTTCTCAGCATGAATATTGGAAGGTCAACAGCTATCTGGAAATGCCAAAGTTCAGACAGTTGATGACATACAACCGCTTCATATTGCTAAGCAAATTTCTGCATTTTACGGACAATTCTGATGTGAGTCAGGATTTGCCGTTAAGTGGAGGAATACAGCTTTCAGCAAAGTTGCGGAAACTCGCACCAGTTATTTCccatttaaattcaaaattcgaGTGTTTGTACAATTTAAATCAAGATATAGCTATTGACGAGTCATTGACCTTATACAAGGGCCGCTTGTCCTGGGCTCAAGCTATAAGATCAAAGGCCGCGCGATTTGGTATTAAATCTTTTGAACTTTGCGAGTCTAAAACTGGATATATGTACAGGTTTGATATTTACACTGGGAAGAATTCTGAACGCAGCAATGTGGCTCTTAGTGTTGATTTAGCTGGCAAGAGTACCCAAGTGGTACTCGATTTATTGAAAGGTCTCGATCGGAGAGGACACTGTGTTACGatggataattattataattgccCATCGTTGGCACGGTACCTTAAAACTTTGGGATTTGATTGTCTGGGGACATTGCGCCCTAATCGCGAACACGTACCAGAGGAGATTGCTAAGGTTCCGAAGAATGTGGCCAAGGGTACGATCGTGAGTCGTCACTCTGGTGACGTTTCATGCATTGCATGGAAAGACTCCAAAGTGGTCACTATGATCTCCACCTACCACACCGACGAAACCTATGTAAGTCGAAAGGCTGGACGCGAGCTTGTAAAGCCCGTAGTTGTGAGAGATTACAACAATACTATGGGAGGTGTTGATCTGAAAGATCAAAAACTCTCTATGTATTTGTTGGAGCGAAAGAGATGTTTGAAATggtacatgaaaatgtttaaaaggCTGCTGAACGTCAGTGTGCACAACGCGCTCATATTATTGTTGAGTTCTTTGGGTCGTCGAAATATGGCTTTGCTTACGCATCGTAAATTCCGCGAACAGCTCGCCTCAGCCCTCGTGACGGCTCATCGCCGCCCGTCACGGGAGATTGTAGTGCCTGTAGAGGAAAATACGAGGCTAAGAAGGGACATCATGCACGTACCCGAATACCTCGCCTCTAATAAGAGAATGCGTTGTCACATTTGTCTTCGCAATGGTACACGAAAGATGGTGCATTTGAAATGCGAAACCTGCGACGAGGCTATGTGCTTTGGGGATTGTTGGAAGGTTTGGCATACCGCCCAACAACTCCCAGGCAAAATTATCCACGTTCGAAAAGGGAGGCGTAATTGATAATGCATCATCTTTTTGTACTTGATTTGAATGGTTCCTGAATGATGATTAGAATGTTCCTGATGAATGAATGGATTTGGTTGTGTTTGCCATTATGATTCAATTTCCCTAGACAATAATCTTTCCATAAATAGGACAATTGCTTGTTATGTTATGATGTAAATTCCAGATTTTTTACTCATAGCATTGGTTGACACTAGGCGGAATTCTTAGTCATACAGTATTCTGTTGCTTTGCAGTTAGCGGCGCCCTTTgagtatataaataagtgCCTTTGTGTCAGTTGTGGCATTTGTTATCCTTTCATTCAACCCCATTGTACAATATTACGACACGTTATCTAGTTCGCGGTATGTGTGCGCGTGTAAGAGATGATTGAATGATTGTTATTATATCCTagatgtacatattattataataatgtaatacatattGACTGTATGCATCGTCATGATTGTTTCATTAGattgtgtatgtattttataatacacaATTGTGTATATATTTAGTTACTGTAACATCTAtcaacatatattttatagtttgtattgtaattttttctattttgttcGTCAACTGACTAGATATTAGTGGATACTTTTGTGTTCaaaatgatgatgaaatgAGAATGATGTCAAAATAAATCAGTACCTATTTGTATACACAACTTTGTGTTTCTGGTTTTATTTGAGTTTGtccataaaaaattatgtatgttaattgtaataatcaaaatattgtatgattgtttgtatgaaatacctacctattttttataaataccatttttcatattatgttgatgaccgttttatttttgtgacacctataatatatagaaataaacGGATTGAAATGCTGCTGAAGATGAGCACTTTTAAAACgctaaaataaagttattttttatattaaataaaacaacattttttttgcaaatccgacattttacttaaaaagataacatttgtttttaacagacaataattaaaatttacccaCTATGGCAGTCATTAGAACATTTTTCATCAACATTTAATTtctctaaattaaatattcttttaaattgtcTCATACTGTGTAATGCAACCCAATAGTAAGCTAAATGGTGCCTTATAGTAACAGCACTGTTATAAGTTTAATTCGAATTAGGGtcgatttttcaatctttgGGTAAAACTCAGTcacccgtccaataaagtattacacgataatattaaaatgtcacttgtaaactgtcaaatacgaacaataaaattagaatacatatttgaaatggtagtttaatacgttattcgacgagtaagttttaaccaaggattttTAAGcccttagggccgatttttcaatgcttggataaaacttatccgtccaataaagtattacacgataaaattaaaatgtcacataaactgtcaaatacgggcaattagaatacgtttttaaaatagtagttttatacattattcgacgaataagtcttatccaagcattgaaaaatcggcccttaattttattaagggccgatttttcaatccttagttaaaacttattcatcgaataccgtattaaacaaccatttcaaaaatgtgttagatCTTTAATTGGTTTCTCTCAAAGGAAACGTATCCCAACAATAACGTGCCACTGTTtcattattatgaattaaagttttatattctattaaaataatttagatcaTACCTACACTCTAAGTACCTACATGTCCTGGAGAACA encodes:
- the LOC123703862 gene encoding uncharacterized protein LOC123703862 encodes the protein MSYLNHKCVLCGKRRMPNSNVSLFRFPLDPDRCRLWVKFIGNEDLVHVAIENLNERRFVCGSHFSQDSLNSKGNRLKKSAIPTMNLPHLPLTDEILKDFPLHLSYNKPQKQVLKSGPLMECTNINIQKNQSSILSKDANFSDKENVEDYTATSNIINLSTDDLIPIASSSKAPEHLTFRRNTDLPDTSILDTSTEDADEPPTPCKPAPRTTRRTSSSRLAATPIIENGVKTEDNAEEAVEVKTEPAEADDSTADSENKEETSEVPEVTEDQVMLGAKLDKRIKFVISSSLLPPPPPNQAFETTRTPGGSIRNTEPVTIARTPRGSVKRKRVVEESIHFTSVERTAACGMDQEEDEAALEDPEQMEHVRKWVCELPSPGTSGCIPPSSSVPDPVPSTSGTTVPMHTRIRETEGSEFDSDFDDEFDVDELIASGGMTRNIPDDDELDDRVRKIVQSVESAMDEAVDNLVGTSTVFHWQANFDSFGGVPETFSGPTPGAIKDYDTPYEAFTDIWSRDIMELICKETNRYAKQVVDAETAAGTLKASSRLHRWVDTDVDELYLLFAIYIFMGIDPRTSQHEYWKVNSYLEMPKFRQLMTYNRFILLSKFLHFTDNSDVSQDLPLSGGIQLSAKLRKLAPVISHLNSKFECLYNLNQDIAIDESLTLYKGRLSWAQAIRSKAARFGIKSFELCESKTGYMYRFDIYTGKNSERSNVALSVDLAGKSTQVVLDLLKGLDRRGHCVTMDNYYNCPSLARYLKTLGFDCLGTLRPNREHVPEEIAKVPKNVAKGTIVSRHSGDVSCIAWKDSKVVTMISTYHTDETYVSRKAGRELVKPVVVRDYNNTMGGVDLKDQKLSMYLLERKRCLKWYMKMFKRLLNVSVHNALILLLSSLGRRNMALLTHRKFREQLASALVTAHRRPSREIVVPVEENTRLRRDIMHVPEYLASNKRMRCHICLRNGTRKMVHLKCETCDEAMCFGDCWKVWHTAQQLPGKIIHVRKGRRN